The Microbulbifer sp. YPW1 genome contains the following window.
GATCAAAACGTGCACAAAGCAAGACGCCGGCTGATTTTCTATCAGCCAAATTTAAATTTAATCGTTTGAATGACATACACTGGAGTTCGCTTAGTGTTGTCTTTTGACGGAACATACTTTTGTTTCGTACTTGCAACTAGTGCACTTTGATCCCAGGCTCCCTCTGGATACGACTCTATGATCTCTGGGTTATATACATCACCTTTTGAATCAATAAGAAAACGTACCTTTACAACCCCTTGTGTACCAGGCGCTGGTACTACGCGAGGCGAAATGCTAAATCTAATAGATTTACTTTCATTAACCCAGTAGCGATCCAGTTTATCAATCCCTATCTCTACTGGCTCTGAGGTCAAGTATTGCTCAGATGTTGAAGCGCATGAAGCAATCGCAATTGACATGATGATGATCAATATAATTTTCATAGTATGTCCGTTATTGTTAGATATCGAATACATGGCAGCCCGCTGCAGGAGTGGCTTTCTTTGGACGTGCTTTGCGCAAAAAGGGAAGCGAAGCGACCTGTACAAAATGCACACAAAGTAAGACGTCCCACGGAGGTATGAATTAATATGCCTGCGTCTTTATATGGGAGCTAACTACCCACTTGCTTTGGTGCTAAGAGGGTTAGTACTGCCAAGTAAAGCCAACCACCGACCCAGCTAAAACCTAAAACTAGAGCAACCGCTGAGCAGGCTACGGCTGAACGTCCTTGCTTCTTCGCAACCCAAAATGCCAGTAATGCCGGAATAATGGAAGTGAATATCAGTATGTAGGGGGTGAGCCCAATATTTATATTCATAAAATACTCAAAATCTACTTTTCTTAGAAAACGAATGGATCCATATAGTATCGCGCATAACCGCGGAAAATTTGAGGCTCTTTATACGCAAAAATAGGAGCGCAGCGACCGCAAATAAAGTGCACAAATTTGGCCGTCGGCCTGTACTGTCTTGTATGGTCTACTTCCCCCGAATCCGGTAAGTTGAAGCCCGTAACATCTCTCACCATGTTACCGGCCGCCCAGCCCGATGCTCGCCAGATCTTCAAAGATCGTTAACAAGCCTGGGCGGGTGGCCGACCCGATTTACAAACTCGAACAGTCGAATGGGCTTCAAGCCCGAATTTAGCAAGGACGAGTCATCATGACAAATCGTAAAAGTGCTGAGGCGGGAGTTAACGTGGGCGTGGATATTGGAAAGGATTTCCTGGATTTCTATATTCACGAGAGAGACGTTCATTGGAGGTCCGATAATACCCCTGATGGCATCAAATACTCCCTCAACCGGTTAGCTCGCTATAAGGTTGCCAGGCTGGTGATGGAGGCCACAGGCCGCTACGAATTGCCATTGGCGGAAGCCGGATTTGAGCGCGATATGCCAGTCATTATCGCCAACCCCCGTGCAATTCGTCGCTACGCCGGTGCTGTGGAACAGCTCGCCAAAACGGATAAGCTCGATGCCGCACTGATTGCCGAATTCGCCGCGAGGATCCAGCCAACACCAAGTAGATCACAAGGGAAAAATCTAAGAAAAATCAAAGACCTACTGGCTCGACGTCGCCAACTCATGAATATGAGAACACGCGAGCTAAACAGGCAGTCAATCATGGGGGATGGCGTACTGGCCAGCACTTATCGGAGGCTGATCAAGCAGCTGGATAAGGAAGTTGAATGGGTGGACGAGCAACTGAGTTCAGCGATTGAAAAAGAAGCCGCTTGGGAGGAAAAGAAAGCTCTATTGAAAAGCGTTCCTGGCGTTGGCGATGTTTTGGTACACACGCTACTCGGAGATCTCCCCGAGCTCGGCACACTGAATAACAAGCAAATAGCCGCTCTTACTGGCGTCGCGCCAATGAATCGGGACAGCGGAAAGCTCCGTGGCAAGAGAAGAATCAGAGGTGGCAGATCAACTGTACGCGTGGTTCTGTATATGGCGACAGTAAGTGCCACCCAGTGCAACCCAGTAATCAAAGCGCATTACCGAAAACTGGTCGCTCAGGGCAAGCATAAAAAAGTAGCTTTGACAGCTTGTATGCGGAAAATGGTCACGATCTTGAACGCTATGGTTCGAGATGGAGAGGTTTGGGCTGCATAGCTTTATGAGCGGGGTTGCAACCACAGTCGCTTGTTAGGCATATTTGCCCTCTACGAAGTATGTTGCCAAAAGTGTACTACTGATAAAAAGTATATTTACTGATGCACGAAAAAGCCACGGATATGAGCGATAAGAAATAGAAAAATACTTTGAAAGAATAACTGCAATACCCATAAGGCCAAACCATGGAGTGAAAAATATAATCATTTTCCATTTAACGAGAGATACCGCTAAATCATGGATCGCACCACTAACAAGAAACGTAAAAATGATCGCTAGCCAGTTCGGCAGAAATAAACCGAGCGGCTTCATGATGTTGCGAGACAAATAGTAGCCCCATATCGGGTTCCAATAATGCCAAAAGACCGGGAATGAGCCCGCACCCAGAGAGCGATACAGCATATTTCTCATGGAGCGGTTTGCACCCAGCGCAACACCGTTTCGCTTCCTAACGTACTGCGATAATGAAACCTTATCTTGCATGATATTTGCGAATGTCTAACGCCCTCGGAGGCCCGGAGGGCCGTAGTTTCACTGCTCCTGATTGTTATTATTGGGCTCGTTGTCCGCGTCACCTACATGAGAGATGGTCCCACCAGTTACCGTTCTTCCCTCGGCCTTGGCTCTTAGAAACCTCTTCTTAATTTCCGTAGGTTTTTCGAAACCAATGGTAGTAAATTTGGGAATATTGCTGGTTGATTTCCAAATCATTCGGGGTTCAGCGATATTTGCAACCTCTAAGCGAAGGCGCTCAATCCTCCAATCTGACTCCGACAAGCGCAAAAGCTCGTCATATAGCTCGGGAGAAATTTCGTAATTTCCACAGTTCGAGCATTCGACGAACATTCGGCCTCCACTCCACTCTTGGGGGCGAGTGACGACATTGTTTCTACAAACCGGGCAGCTATCCATGCTCTTGGCTCTCTGACACTGGTCTTACCCACAAAAAGTAGACACTATAACTAAGCGCATTTTGCGCGAAAATTGGGTGCGAAGCGAACTGCGCATAAAGTGCACAAAGTTAGCCGTCGGCCTGCAGCGTGTTGTTAGGCACGCCGAGCGAGCCAATACCAGAATGCGACCGCCAAACCACCAGCGGAACCAATTAAAGACCACTTCAATAGCCCCATTGGCATTACGATAAATATCAATGCGGCTTCGTTCAATGGACCACTCGTAAGTACCCAACTGGCGGTTTTGACTGTCATAAACAGTGCGAAACCAATGCCACCTATAAAAGAACCGTAAAAGATTAATGAACCTTCAACTGCCTTTTTCCGTAACGTAAATGCTGCAAATAATGAAATTACTGGAACCCAGCTACACCAAAAGAGCATGCCAGCCACGCTCCTCAAATACTTCTCCATCCCCACACATGAAATTGCGACGGATACAACAAGCATAAGTAACAAAAATAATGAAAAACCATCTCTTATTCGATTTAGCATTCTAATTGCCTAACGCCGCCATAACCGGCAGCC
Protein-coding sequences here:
- a CDS encoding energy transducer TonB; the protein is MKIILIIIMSIAIASCASTSEQYLTSEPVEIGIDKLDRYWVNESKSIRFSISPRVVPAPGTQGVVKVRFLIDSKGDVYNPEIIESYPEGAWDQSALVASTKQKYVPSKDNTKRTPVYVIQTIKFKFG
- a CDS encoding IS110 family transposase, whose amino-acid sequence is MTNRKSAEAGVNVGVDIGKDFLDFYIHERDVHWRSDNTPDGIKYSLNRLARYKVARLVMEATGRYELPLAEAGFERDMPVIIANPRAIRRYAGAVEQLAKTDKLDAALIAEFAARIQPTPSRSQGKNLRKIKDLLARRRQLMNMRTRELNRQSIMGDGVLASTYRRLIKQLDKEVEWVDEQLSSAIEKEAAWEEKKALLKSVPGVGDVLVHTLLGDLPELGTLNNKQIAALTGVAPMNRDSGKLRGKRRIRGGRSTVRVVLYMATVSATQCNPVIKAHYRKLVAQGKHKKVALTACMRKMVTILNAMVRDGEVWAA
- a CDS encoding acyltransferase, coding for MQDKVSLSQYVRKRNGVALGANRSMRNMLYRSLGAGSFPVFWHYWNPIWGYYLSRNIMKPLGLFLPNWLAIIFTFLVSGAIHDLAVSLVKWKMIIFFTPWFGLMGIAVILSKYFSISYRSYPWLFRASVNILFISSTLLATYFVEGKYA